The following DNA comes from Thunnus thynnus chromosome 3, fThuThy2.1, whole genome shotgun sequence.
TTTTGCGTTTGAATGGCATTTATATGCTGATGTTTCTCATCATGGACTtaaactgtcacacacacacacacgcacatccAAGCTGTCACAGTGAGTGAGCATAGGAAGAGTTCATGTTGAGGTTTTACCTTTTCTCTGTGCAATGTGGTCTAATCTTTGAACCCCTCTGCCTTTCTAAAGGACTCCACTCAACCCTTTCTTTGATGCCAAACCCCTGACTGcatatttgtgaaaatgcacCTTCTCCACACCATATTTTTGCCCTCTTCttttctgatgatttttttcccttctcatTCCTGCCATCTCATACACTGTGTTTCAGTGAAGTTTCCATGAGCCATCATGGGGTCATTGTAGCAGATGCCAGTGTGAATAGATGACACTAATACTAATGTGAACGACAAAGTTGTATCACTGGCACAAGCAGGGCAGCTGTCagaattaaatttatttaactCTGATTCACAATAACGGCCTTAGCATAGATTAAAATCTTAACAACATCTGCTTCCAGTGGTGCTCTTGCCATGTGTGAGCTAGTTTCTGGAAAGGTTAGTCTTTCATTTGAGTTTACAAAGCTCTTAGGTGTAACTACCATTGAAAACTTTTCTCATGTTAAATTTCTATCTTCTTGCTATATGTAGGTTGAAATAAAGCTGTTAATTGTTTACATAAAACACCTGTTTTATAGCAATAGGTGGCTAATTACAAATAGATAAAGTGTATACTAGAACAAATTGTATTCTCTGTTATCTATTTGTACATGCAgtatccctgtgtgtgtgtgtgtgtgtgtgtgtgtgtctgcaagtGAGCGTGCAAAATGTGCATGCACACAGCGGCCCAGTCATGCCTTAGGCATTCTCGATTCCTAAAGCCTTGTCAAAAGAGGGGAGCTAACAAATGGTGGCAGTACACCACACTGAGGCAATGCATGCTATAATAACACTTCCTGCCATCTTGCTGCTGTTGGCACAGCTGCATCAGGTGAGCAGCGGGGGTTGCACCTTCACTAATGCTAACTCTTCTCCTGTTCTGCTTCCCCTGTTCCCCACCCGCATCCATTCTAATAGAGTCCCAGAGTCACCTGCTCTATTTACATGATGCTAATGAACAAACAGTGGTAGGAACAGATGCCACCAGAAcaacaaatgtaataaaagGCTTGGGGTGGAAAAGGAGCAGCAGGTTTGGGTGGAGGAAGAGATAAGGGGGGGCAGAGGCAGTGTGTGGGTGAGACAAAACACGGAGGAAAAATATAAAGCTCCCTCTGGGAAGATTTGTTTGCCAATTGAAAGCATGAAGTAAGTTGTAACTTGCCCCTTACTGAAAATAAAGTGTCACTTGTCATGGATGTtacatgatgatttttttttcatctctagTCTCcctaagaaaaacaaaaaaacaaaaaaagtgaggCCGCTTAGCAGCTGACTTCTATTAAAGAGAGTAAGCAGTAGAGGTATTTGTTACACTTGAAGTACTGTGTATTTTAGAGGGGTTTGGGggatttacattttgtttcaagGGCCATTTGACACTATGTCCCTGCTGTGTTGATTGACTGGATAACTCAGTCAAGTTACCATTGTTGTTTACATGACTGGCAAGGGAATATGATTTTCTGTGTCATCAGGGCTGAAATATGAATGCACatacagctgtttgttttctctaaTATCAATAATTCTAATGTATATTATTAgcagctatatatatatatatataaaggaTTGTGAAATAGAAATTCTACTCATTAAGCCTGACTGAACACTGGCCAATATAACACTTAAAAGTCACTCTCATGATGGGGGAGCCATCTGTGCTAGCCCAGGGCATGTGTTGTGGCATCAACCTGCTGCCAATGctgctacagtatatatatattcagagGAGTGAGTGTGTGGGACTGATATGTGCTAACAAGCCCAGGTGAACATGGCTAGCCTCACCTCCTAATGCGCTAATAAATGCAGTGGTTTGACAAACCGCTGTCTATGTTAATATATGCACCTTCACCTCCCTGTGACAAGGTGAGGTAGTGAGGGCAGGTAAACAACACACTACAGCTGGAGGGTTGATGGGTATGGTCTAGTACATGTTtgaatgcatgtgtatgtgtttctcaTCCTGACACCCTACTTTTCTGAACATTGACTTGACAAGGAGCAGATGTCCctgaattcatttttttgtgttctgTTAGCTAACAGACATTAAGTTGTGGTGTTAAATATAATACCCTAATCAAATACTGCAGTTAAATCTTATTTAattaacatgaaattaaaagGCATATCTCTCTCAAAAATGCTTGTATCTATAGAACTATGTTTTAATATGGCTTTATAAAACTACTATATccttaaaaaatattatattctgTAGATTTATGTAGTGCTCTTATTTAGATAAGAATATATGATAAAGATTGAATCAAACATTTCCATTGAACCTACCTGCAACTGTTgcaattacagtatattaaaataaaatgttaacattacCAAGTTTTAGCACTGACCTGTCTCGGCTCCGCCGGGAGGGGAAAGCAGCGTTGCAGCCAGCCACAGTGCACACATGCATCTCTTTGAGATGCACATTCTTGTAGTGCAGTTTCATGCTATAGGAGCTCTTGAAGCTCTTCTTACACACATAGCAGATCTTGGGATCCGGACTTGAGCGTGGGTCTCCCTCTGGTGATTGAGAAGAAGGGAATTTGGGTGGGCTGGCACCGTAGCCCATCGAAGAGATGAAGCTCTCATGCAGAGCAGCCATGCTTGCAGCAGCggcagctgctgctgccatgCCTCCATTGTAGAGACCATACTGGCTCATGCAAAACATGTCATAAGTAGGATCGTTGAGTTCTTCCTTGATCTTGATAGGAGGCTGATGAGGGGAGGGTGAGGAATGGCCCTTGCCTTCCATTTCCTTTCTCAAATGGACTTCCTCTCCACCCTCATCGTCCTGTTCCTTGTCCAGAACCCTTCCACCCCTGCTGTGTTTTTGCTGTTCCTCCACATCCATCAGCTCATCACGATAAAACATCTTGGAATCAGAGGTTTCAGACTCATTCTCAAAGTCTCTCTCGTGGTCCTGATCCTCAGAGGTGAAGCTGTCCATGCAACGTAGCTCATTGGAGCCTTGAAGATCATTTCCACCCCTGCTGTCACTACCAGTCCCCTCCCGGCATTCATCTTCACTTTGTCTCATCATGCCTCTAAGAGCTAGGCCGGGGCTCATCTCGTCCTGGGAGGGGGATTGCTGCCCACTACCACCACTGTGGTTCCCAGTACCACTGCCACCGTTATTGTTGCTGTTAcagtttccattcattttgaCATTGTTGTGAAGAAGTGATgagtggtgatggtggtgattaTGGTGGATGTTATCATCATTATCCTCATCTTTGTCCTCGTATTCATCTGCCACATCAATCACTTCCTTCTCAATCTTCACTGGCATGCTAGATTTACGAGGCTTCTTTTTGGGCGTGGGGTCACTGCTGCCAGTGGTGGGGTCCTGATTACAATTAGGTATAGTTAAGCGGTGGGACATGAGTCCTGCCTCTGACACATGAACATTATTATGTGAAgccacagctgcagcagccaacagctgctgttgctggtcCATCAGGGTGGTActgttggtggtggtgggcaGAATGGGGCTGGTGGGCAGAGACACTGGAGGACTAACAAGGTCTGCGGGGGACAGTAGTGTACGGTAGAATGGGGGCACTGGCTGGACTGGCTGCACTGACTTCAGGGAGGGGAACACCAGTGGGCTCTGCAGAGGTGACTGAAGCATAGGGTCTATCGGTGGGGTTGTGAAGCCCAGCGGTGGCCTTCCAGGGCTGGTGAGTGTGAAGCCACCATTCTTGGTGCTTGAGATGACAGGTGTGCCAGTGGTTGAAGTGGCACGGATGAGGTCCTTGTCCCGGTTATTACGCAACATGGGCATGTGCAACCTTGGATTGGGATTGGCACTGTGGCGGTTGCGGCTGCGCAGTGAGCTGAAGACCATGTTGCAGCCTTCAATGGTGCAACGGTGTTTGATCTTCAAGTGTACAGCATTATAATGTATCTTAAGTGTGCCTTTATCATAAAAGGTTTTGCCACAAGAGTTGCAGCACACACGACCCTTGCGTGAGGTGGATCCCATGCGGCGCATGCGATGCATCTTGGAAGCAAAAGAGGGATGGGTGATGGTTTTAGACTGCTCTTCCTTTACATAGTGGTGTTGTACCTGGTGGTCACTCAAGCTGTTGGATTGCTGAGGTTGATTTTGGGACTGCTGTTGgccctgctgctgttgctgctggagctgtgtctgttgttgctgctgttgttgagCCTGCTGGGTGGAAGGAGATGGTGAGATGGGTGATGCCCTGTTATTGGGTTCTGTCTTGGGTTCAATGTTGTTCATGACTCCTAGGGCTCCACGGCTAGGGCTCTGGCCTGTGCGGAAGGGTGACAGGGACACTTCTGATTCACTGGTCTCGACCTGTTCAACTTGGTTGGGCAGGCTGGGCTCCCGGAGCCGGAGAGCAGATTGCTCCATAGGCAGACCATTGGGGGGCAAGCCAAGCATGGGAGCAGAGACTGGGTTGATGTACTGGAAGGGCAGGAGGAAGGCAAGGCTGTTGGGGATATTCTCAAAATGGTGAATGCTGGATGGGCTACTGTTTTCCAGATGTGTCAGGAGTCCCGGGCTGCGGGTCCTGTTGTTGCTTTCTATGAACGTCCTAATCCCGGAGTCTGTCTTGGAGGAGGGAACTGTAACTGCCTGACCTTCCTTCTCCTGAATGGCCATCAGCTCCACAATGGACTTGGTCTCACCAAAGCGCAGGAACTGCTGCAGGGTGATGATCTCCTCTTCTCGGGACATTATGGTCCAGCGGTCCAGCACCTTGCCTGCAGCATCCTACATGCCCCagaagagacaagagagaagacaaaaatacaaaccatTATTGATTGTGCATAATCAGTGTGGTCAAAGGAGAAGATAGAGCAGGGGTTAGTTTGTAAGGGCAAGCTTTTCTGCTCATGAAATTCAGAGGCCCCTGGAGCAACAAGTAACTAACAGAGCTTTGTCGAAAACCTCCCCCCTCCACTGTCCCTTTTTCCAATCCActtttcactcattcattttttctATAAATCAGCCCTGCACATGCAATCATTAATCACGCAGTGATGAGCATAGGCAAGAATTTAATTGAGCCTCAAGCAAACAAATCAAAAGCACTGAAGTGGGCCTATTAGCAGGTCTCTGCGACTTTCAACATTGTAGGGATGTTAATCTgtgacactgacaaaaacagCTTTGTAAAAGATGTGAACTCTTGCTGGGTCTCCCTCTGTACACAAACTGTACCTAGGGACATTTACAAAATTGTGTGAGCCAGAGAAAAAATGGCTAACAGAAATAATAGAATAATTAATGCAAGCCACTAATCGCACCTTGGTTGGCAGgattttttcctgtgtgttctTCATCTCATCTCTAAGGCAGTGAAATGCTTGAGGGAGGATGGGACTGCTACACTGAGTATCAGGGAATGGCGTTGGACATTCAAAGAGAaaaattcatgtttatttaagGTCGCAGTCGAGGATGCCATTACAGTGGTATTGAGCTTGTGTTCCTCACATTGGGCAGGCTATATATTTATCATGCTttttaaagtatgttttaagaGATTTGTATCCTCTTTCACCTTAATGgtcaaaatattttgttataaaCAACCATGTTGCTTAGGAAACTGTCAACTGCATCTTCAGTTCACAATGGCAAGaggcagaaatgtaaaatacgCAAATATTAAGTATCGATAATTTACATAATAATTGGCACTTCCAATTCTTGCATTTTGGCTTGGGAATGGTAAGAAACAAATTTCCATTGTAAGACACCAGAATTGCTCAGATGGGAGTTGGAAGTTATCCCAAATAGACTTTACTTGGCTTGTCTTTTGGAGATGTGCTACAAATGgctgagaaataaaaagctgagACTTCTTGCAAATGTACGCATTGTCAAACATCAAGAGATAACAAGGGATTCTGGGAAAAGAATACTGGCAAAGCCTGTGCATTAAATTTGTGGTTGAGTGACTAGATTTGAGGCACTGAATGTTTGACCCTGTGCTTTTGTCCTCATGTATGAATCCACATATGCTCCTGCTTCATAGTAGTCCTAACAAAATTATACTCATACTGTAACTACTGCCACAGCTGTTATTATATAAAATGGTATGGGTATTTTGTGTGAACAAGATAGAGATTgacgagagagggagagacagagagatagtaGTAATGGTACAGTTCACACACAGGTTCCTGGGGGACCAGGCGCAAGTGACATCAAGGGAGTAACGCAAGCGATGACAATTAGTCACAGTGAAATGGTAACATTTCATATGTGCTCCTAGCTGCTGGCATCTATAAAAGATAAATGGCGACTCTGTTGagtaaaaagctgtaaaaaccaACATCACAAAGCACAAAGGGCCTGTAAGgagaaaacagaagataaatgtttaaagagAGAcagcgaaagagagagagagaacaggagagacacagaggaagaagaagcagaaaaacagaaaataaaagtgtgaGTGGTTTCATATCATGCCCTCAGATATACTGGAGAAATAGATTCTTCTGAGACGAAACATCAATAGTCTCTGGGGtatttgttgttaaatatacattaaaaaacattttacactttCATTCTGTGTACGCTCTGGAGTTTTTGCCTGGAGGTACGACTTTAAATTCTAGCCTGGGCACTATTATTTCATACTGCATGGCCATCTGGGCATTAGTACTTCCATTTGAtttaactgaaacaaaaaatgaaagcaaattaGAAAGTGAATCTTTAAATAGATCTACAACCAGAACATTTCTTAAGAAATTGTAGTTCTAAGAAGTGGACCAGTCTTTCAATATTTTGTAGCGACAAAATGGGTTCATTTGTGAATGTTAAGCATGTAAATGCTCTAAGGTAGCCAACAATTACAACTCTGATTAGAGGCATGAAAAATTCGAAATATTCTAAATATGTGTATTATTCCTGTGAAAAGTGTCTCTGTTTCATGAGGAATAAATAGCAAGAGAGAGTATGTGCTTTTTGGGATTGTTGGTGGgccatgtttaatttaatttaagccAGTTTTAAGACATCTTAATATCAATTTCCTAAATACTCCACTTTGATGTTAGCTCTTCCAACTGTGATAAATAAGATTCATAAGAACAAGAAGCTCTCAAAAGGGGTGTAATTTTAATTGGagcacaataaataaatgctaGGTATTAGTCTTAACCTGTACTGTAAGTAACGTTAAATACAACTTTGCACGTTTGTACACATCCACCAGATGGCTTGACCAAAGTCGCTCTCCAAACCCACACCCAGTTATCCAGCCCTGTCTCAATCAGTGACTGAGTCAAACAGGGTTGAGACATTTATTTCATCCTCTACTAGTCCTACCCTGTGCCTTCACTTCCCCACTCATGAAGTCAAATAAAAGCcaaaacacaatgacacagGCCAAGCTGCAACCCATTAGTGTTAGGAAGGGCCAGCCAGCTGTCAGAACATGTCAGCAGTTCTGCTATGCACTGGACCCTGTCTGAGAGGAGGCTATCCAAGCACTCCTCGTTCACTGGTCAATTGAGTTTTGGAGGCCAATCAACAAGCGTTTGGGCTGAGGTCATGCTTGGAGCAGAGAGTCAACCCAAATTTAAAAAAGCGGTCTAGAAAAGGATGTGAGGGGACAAACAAGGTTCTGTCCATGTGGAGAGTACAGCTGTTTTCTATGCCAAATAGCTTTTCAATACATGGCTGTTTCTTAAAAAGCCATTGCAGTAATTTATTTATAACACTATATTTTGGAACACAACACCTTTTATAATAGCAAATTTAAATTCcagacaaaaatgtttaatgcaGATGATCCTCataaaagttattaaataaTCAAAGGTGAGAAAAAATATGCAGGTATTATATGAGTATCTAAAGTATGTATTGACACACATTTGCAGACAAACACAGGCCCCTGTAGTCCTTACTACAGTATGTCTCACAACTCCACTCCCCTGCATTAGCCTTGTGATGCTGTGAGAGAAACAAATATGCCATTAGAAGCACTTTTACAAGTAGGCACTCATCTTCCAATTAGCTTAATGTGGCCCTCTTTCCCCTATATTTTCCAGGCGTGCCCCACCTCTTCTTGTACACTCCCTCCAGTAAAATCTCATTAATCCACCCCTCCCCCGTCTCCCCCAGTGCTATGACATATTAGTCTGTCATTATGCATCCCAGAGTCCTTTAAACAATACAGCTAAACCTCTGTTTGCCAGGTTAATGACTATTAGTCAATAATTACAGCAAAGAGATGATGGGGTACCCACTTTATCTGGTGGACAGCCTGCTGCTGTTAGTTTATTTTATCTGCCTGCCTCCATGTCTCTCAGAATTAATCTAGCAACGGCTGTATTTAttcatctctctgctgctgcaatgCATtcttaattcattcatttgtctcTAATACTGTGGTGGTGCTGGATGCTGTTTAGTGGGTGTGAAGTGGGGTATCCACCTTGCAAATTGCTGACAATGAGGATGAACGAATGATGGCCTTGTCATGGGCCAGGGCACAACTGTCAGTTAAAACAAATCAGGCAATTATGCAATTAGCAggttatgtgctgaactgtatTAAGAGCCTGGGTGTCCAGTGTTGTTAGGTTGCATAGTGTGCATTAGGGATTAACAGCATAACACGTGTATGCTCATCACTAATCATCACCTATCATATTCATTGACTGAGTGTATTTGGCAAGCAGTGGGGAAAGATGCCATGCTAGGCACATAGCAAAAAGGGAAAATATTAGCTGTTGATATGCCATATTGACCTATGCCTGTATTCAGTAGATGGGATGTCTCCCACCTTTTATCATTAAGTGTCTCTgctatttacattttcttgtaAATATGCAGTGTAAACTGACACAATGTGTTATGTAAAATCTGTAGAATACAAAGTGTAGGGTGACAGCTACACTGGTTCCACATTAACGTAAGGACAGTTCAACCGATCATAAGACCGTATCACTTGCAATAGGGAGGATCAGTTCTCACAATGGCAAAGTGAACCATGGGAACCACATTGATTCACCAATCACCTTGCAGTGAATGCGATCTCCACCTAGCCTCAAGGGAATCCCCATTGATCTTCAGTCCTGCTTTCAGATCCAGTTCCTTAAAAAAACTGCTGTATCCCTGTGTTCGCCACTTCAAGGGAGGTTAAGCAGAAGTTCCTTGTGATCTGAGAAGGTCTTGAACCTTGGTTCTTCCTTTTCCATATTCTGTTTCTCTCCCCACCCCATCTCGGGCTGTATGAATAATGCAGAGGATCTAGTGGCGAGAGGTGCCACGGGGGATGGGTTCACGCAAAGCCCACTGCCTGGAGCCATCACATCAGAGGGCAAGAGCTCCCAAGACACAGACTGCACCCCCATTGGCTCCCCAGTggcaggtcagaggtcatgtgTGAACAACCGGCTCTACTTCTTCCCCTGTGATGGACCATGGGGAAATCAGTAGCTACATCCAGACGTGGGTGGAGGACATTTGTAAGAATCATAGAGGTTGAAATTTGCACTCTGTGATCATGGTAAACTCCTCATTTATGATCTACACATCAAAagaatttgttatttttagatGTGACCCAACAGCTTGTGTACCTTGGATGGTTGAGGCTTTACTCATGAACAGTTAACTACAGCAAGATGACAATGAACATAGTCTCATAATTAACAACGCAGCAGTAAAAACATGTCATCCTTGACAAGACAGATGCAACAAAAAGATACAACAGGTTCCCTGTGGAAATCTGTCACCCTCTGGTTTCAAGGATGTAATTAcacaaaaccttttaaaaacatatgcAGGAGGGGCAAAGAAAATCTGTTGTACAGTGCAGTATTCTGTGATTTACTGCTGTCTTCTAATGTCAgattgcaagaaaaaaaattacaaatagcAGCCAAACAATTGAACtattttttcttaaactttGCCGCTCTACCTCTCTAGGATACTCTGGAGAGTATTGTGCAAAGAATAGCAGACTGGTGTCAGCAGACAGTCTTGATGCCTCCCTAAGAGTGGTCTGGTTTTAATAAGTGACAATGTGCAGTTACAATTTGGTGGGGAATGAGGTACAGTACataaaacagctgctgaaaaTGTTATATGCTGTAGTATCTTACTGGCCCTTATgtccattttttaaatgaatttttttatttgtacactCCAGAAGCTTCAATAAACATGGCAAATACAATTTTTACCATCTTTAATTGTTAAAGGATGATGGCTACTAATTTTAGCATTGATAGAAGAAAAGCCATTCTGCCATTACAGTCTGGTTGAAGAGCATCTGTAGCCACATAGACACAAAAGCTAAACTTCCTAAAACCTGTTTTCCACATAATggtaatgtctttaaaaaacagCTGACATGGAAATGCGAGCGATTCAATAAAGTCTAGACAGGACCCTCTGCTCCAGCTCATATTCCTGATTACAACTTGGAACAGATCTATTCAAGCTTGATTTctactttattatttaattaacaaCCATGCAAAGGGCATTGTCTTGGTCAATATTATGCTCATCAGTGCCAGAGATTCAAGCTTGTTGGCCTCCAGTGTGAGTAAATGTGAAGAGGCTGTAGGGCTTTTTCACTGGGCTAGATACACTGATCAACCAGCAGGCTGCGAGATACCCTGCCTTCACCTCTCAACCTGATTTAACTCATGGCTTTGGTTAAAAATTCATGACTCTGTGTTAGTTGTTGCTAAGGGCACACTAATCGACTGGAGTGAGATTTATAGTGCAGTCCAGACTGTGAAGTTGGggagggggatgggggggggggttattatAGAGGACTTTACCACAGACGGGTGAGTCACAATCTGGCACATCCCAGTTTCCAGGTGGCCTTTAGTAAACAGTTTCCGTTTCTTCTCCCACTGAGTTGTCttttttcattatctgtttttGTGAACAAAAccgtcattaaaaaaaaaaaaaggtctctAACCTCTGATTCATCTAACCCCCCTGACCTCCACCACTACCATCACCACCCTCTTTGTTTTAAAGCTGTCCCTCAGTATCTTTAAAAAGTGGAAAGGACAGTCCTTTGGCCACAGCCCAGCAGAGTTGCAGATGGGGCGGCACATGGAAACCATTTCAGGCCCTGGTGCGCTGCAGAGCAAAGTCGGCTGTTCTCTGAGTTCAGAACCTCTGAAGAACCACCTCGCAGCACTTACATGTGAGCAGCGTCTGGGTCTGAACTGATGTATTGATTCCCTGTCTCTTCACAAAGCATACACAATAACGTTGGCTTGCCTCTCCCAACTGTGCTAAGGAACCGTAGCCATGGTCAATGTGTAAAACTCAGCGGACCTAACACTGAGCTAGAGGGGATGCCTCAGAGAAGAAGGGTGGAGTGATAGAAGCAGCGAGGGAACGCCTGATGGTTCACATTAATTGAGGATGATTCGTGTGATCTGCTGGGTCTGGATGCAGCAGCCAGGTCTGTCGTGGGCCTGGGAGACAGATGTGGGGGCCGCTGTGCTCCCTCCAGGGCCAATAGAGAGCAGTGAGGCGGCTGAGAAATGGTCTGTCTgtccaatgtgtgtgtgtgttggtagaGATTGGGGGAAGAGGGGGGGCTGACAACCTGCTTTTCTCTCCCGCTTATATCACATCTCCTTTGTCTTGATTACTATTTTGGCAGGAGGCCGGTGCAGAAAAGGTGCATTAACATATGCTCACAATTTGCTCTTTGGCCACATAGTTGTATGTTTGTACTGTGTCTTGATGTATCAGACATTTCTGTTCCTCTTTGGTGTAATACCCGCCCCTTATCACATTATATCCCCAGGCTAGTAACGGGTAGTAAAACACAGTCTTTGGTGAGTTGcagtgctaaaaaaaaagtaaaaacaaagaacctaatatatttataaatttgtatttgttacCAACAAAACCTATACACAAGATCTTCAGCTGACATAATCAATAGGTGACATGTTGTTTGTGACTATATTGTGTATAAAAGTCCAAAACTTGCAGCCCtagttgcaaaaatgtattaattttccTCTATACTACCTGGAATGTAACAGTGATCtacaaacaatcaaaataatCCACACATCACTTTCATGCTACTGTGTAAAAGGAAATAGATGTGAATGGATAATGGATTGTAGTGTAGGTAAACCTCCCCAAGTCATTTTGTTTTGGTCTAGATGGGAACAGATAGAGGTGTCTGTAACACCCAGACACACTGCATTAGAGGAGCTTTTCAGCTTTCTCCTGTGCTTTTGCTATGGAGCATGCAGGAGGAAAGAGAATAAGCTAATGGACTCTTTACTTAATGTGATCAGAGCCATTATTGACATGCTGCCAGGAAGATGCAAGACCATTAACTcgagcctctctctctctggtacCTTCCCTCCACCCCACTCCTTTACCCGACAGTATTTCACTGCCTGCCTGACTCACATATAGAGAAAAGGCCACTAGGGGTCTGGGTGCCCCAAAGGACTCTGTGTCTGTCATGTTAACCCATAGAGACCCTCCATAGAcccattttgtcttttttagggGGGTACAGGAGATCTTTATGGtgagatagcaggtcaacagtatatgccacaCAGAAGTGTTATACATTATCTAAAAGCGGGGaatctgaagattaatttgaaaTGCAGCTCAGCATTATGTGTCAAGATTTGctagtcataaatctgtaataaatattgtattatGGTTAGGTGCCTATTCAAATTCtgaaagtttagagtgtataagggcttagacaattatgatggaagtatatgatggccattcccatgctcaattatgtctcataagttgttgcagcaatttgTAGGGTGATatcatttgttacacagatttggtgcaaaactTAACCATCTTTAACACTCGAAAATTGattaaaatggtcaaaaatccctgCAAAACAACATTATGACAAAGACCTTGAGGAACTCCATAGAAgaattcatgctgtgatttgctatcaaaaacttgacatttggagatttctgtaagtgATTGCATTTTTCGGCAATTTGATGGCGAGCACTTCGgttctggaaattgctcagaaactCCCTTATTATCTATATACTTTACCAAGGAAAGCCATACTTCCTCTGAATTCTCtaggtctctagtttgtggttataaagtttcatgaggctgttattatcctagaggtcacaatacgtc
Coding sequences within:
- the bnc2 gene encoding zinc finger protein basonuclin-2 isoform X2, translated to MLLFSRTHIHTYKHTCSGAQFSSSAAAAEYRGVREKERERERKRERERERARERGKERGQAARHGRRERDTITEREKERERERERERSGRQGELDSWWLTPTPHLHFAGTGTELMSKEAELDVRGSECDTVPPEPSTDPEPPRPPSAKAKGPNGTAGDCTSIPSSSHSSSSSTSSSSSSSSSSSRSGLGGISIVSSSAEGAGESSMQFSTRPPSAEQPGFMGTWQQQSTDSNLLYRMSQQAIRCTLVNCTCECFQPGKIHLRTCDQCKHGWVAHALDKLSTQHLYHPTQVEIVQSNVVFDISSLMLYGTQAVPVRLKILLDRLFSVLKQEEVLHILHGLGWTLRDYVRGYILQDAAGKVLDRWTIMSREEEIITLQQFLRFGETKSIVELMAIQEKEGQAVTVPSSKTDSGIRTFIESNNRTRSPGLLTHLENSSPSSIHHFENIPNSLAFLLPFQYINPVSAPMLGLPPNGLPMEQSALRLREPSLPNQVEQVETSESEVSLSPFRTGQSPSRGALGVMNNIEPKTEPNNRASPISPSPSTQQAQQQQQQQTQLQQQQQQGQQQSQNQPQQSNSLSDHQVQHHYVKEEQSKTITHPSFASKMHRMRRMGSTSRKGRVCCNSCGKTFYDKGTLKIHYNAVHLKIKHRCTIEGCNMVFSSLRSRNRHSANPNPRLHMPMLRNNRDKDLIRATSTTGTPVISSTKNGGFTLTSPGRPPLGFTTPPIDPMLQSPLQSPLVFPSLKSVQPVQPVPPFYRTLLSPADLVSPPVSLPTSPILPTTTNSTTLMDQQQQLLAAAAVASHNNVHVSEAGLMSHRLTIPNCNQDPTTGSSDPTPKKKPRKSSMPVKIEKEVIDVADEYEDKDEDNDDNIHHNHHHHHSSLLHNNVKMNGNCNSNNNGGSGTGNHSGGSGQQSPSQDEMSPGLALRGMMRQSEDECREGTGSDSRGGNDLQGSNELRCMDSFTSEDQDHERDFENESETSDSKMFYRDELMDVEEQQKHSRGGRVLDKEQDDEGGEEVHLRKEMEGKGHSSPSPHQPPIKIKEELNDPTYDMFCMSQYGLYNGGMAAAAAAAASMAALHESFISSMGYGASPPKFPSSQSPEGDPRSSPDPKICYVCKKSFKSSYSMKLHYKNVHLKEMHVCTVAGCNAAFPSRRSRDRHSSNINLHRKLLTKELDDIVLDPQLTPLPKDLRAELLAKIYAGHHMGLDPMAGMGIGGASFGPTGLNHDARSPTSNEYPHHPLNQDLKNHHTNGFSRGQPDDYMVLDLSTTSSVQSSSSVHSSHESDEGSDEGILLDDLEEEEGEEDEEEGNSEGEDCSQRATGRGEGRHQDETGEIRGGRQGDGLEPSSSPFLLSSTGGSNSGSSGILCNICHKMYSNKGTLRVHYKTVHLREMHKCKIPGCNMVFSSVRSRNRHSQNPNLHKNMPFSTIID